A region of Campylobacter armoricus DNA encodes the following proteins:
- a CDS encoding alanine/glycine:cation symporter family protein, whose product MDLISQFIGFVNNQYYSILVVLLIITGFYYSYLTGFVQFRMLPYVFDILTEKQEKHEKHHITPFQALMISTASRVGIGNIAGIAVAVVLGGPGALFWMWAMAFFGGASAFAESTLAQVYKSRDGKSFKGGPAYYISKALNLKWLGAVFAVILIITYAYGFNGLQSQTMTSAFEFYYKGMVNASEVSFAQSWWPIVIGAILAVFAAYMFFGDHTKIGKVSSVIVPIMAMIYVGLSIIAMFMNFDKIPEVFSMIFKSAFDFEAIFGGFAGSALVIGIKRGLFSNEAGMGSAPNAAASALTTHPAKQGVIQAFSVLIDVIICTSSGFLVLFSLAYANNIGVDGKPILTALPLVQESMKEYYGNLGVHFTTVSIVLFAITSLIGNYYYAQANIKYLTQNPIIINLFKASAVLMIFIGANMDLKFAWDLADTTMAFMATINIISILLLGGIVKKVLKDFSEQKRQGRDPVFSASKLGIKNAECWD is encoded by the coding sequence ATAGCTATTTAACAGGTTTTGTGCAGTTTAGAATGCTTCCTTATGTGTTTGATATCTTAACAGAAAAGCAAGAAAAGCATGAAAAACACCATATTACTCCTTTTCAAGCTTTGATGATTTCAACAGCATCAAGAGTAGGTATAGGAAATATTGCAGGTATTGCAGTAGCGGTTGTTTTAGGTGGACCTGGGGCTTTATTTTGGATGTGGGCTATGGCATTTTTTGGCGGTGCTTCAGCTTTTGCAGAAAGTACTTTAGCGCAAGTGTATAAAAGTCGTGATGGAAAAAGTTTTAAGGGTGGACCTGCTTATTATATCAGTAAAGCTTTAAATTTAAAATGGCTTGGAGCTGTTTTTGCAGTGATTTTAATTATCACTTATGCTTATGGGTTTAATGGGCTACAAAGTCAGACTATGACTTCGGCATTTGAGTTTTACTATAAAGGCATGGTTAATGCTAGCGAAGTAAGTTTTGCGCAAAGTTGGTGGCCTATTGTGATTGGGGCTATTTTAGCTGTTTTTGCTGCTTATATGTTTTTTGGTGATCATACTAAAATAGGTAAAGTAAGTTCTGTTATCGTTCCTATTATGGCGATGATTTATGTGGGGTTGTCTATCATAGCAATGTTTATGAACTTTGATAAAATTCCAGAAGTATTTTCTATGATTTTTAAAAGCGCTTTTGATTTTGAAGCTATTTTTGGTGGATTTGCGGGTTCTGCTTTGGTTATAGGTATAAAAAGAGGGTTATTTTCAAATGAGGCAGGTATGGGTTCAGCGCCAAATGCAGCAGCTTCAGCTCTTACGACTCACCCTGCAAAACAAGGAGTTATTCAAGCATTTTCTGTATTAATCGATGTGATTATTTGTACAAGTTCAGGATTTTTAGTATTATTTTCTCTTGCTTATGCAAATAATATCGGCGTAGATGGTAAGCCTATTTTAACAGCTCTACCTTTAGTACAAGAATCTATGAAAGAATATTATGGAAATTTAGGAGTGCATTTTACTACTGTTAGTATAGTTTTATTTGCTATTACTTCTTTGATAGGAAATTATTATTATGCTCAAGCAAACATTAAATACCTTACTCAAAATCCTATTATTATCAATCTTTTTAAAGCAAGTGCTGTGCTTATGATTTTTATCGGTGCAAATATGGATTTAAAATTTGCATGGGATTTAGCTGATACTACCATGGCGTTTATGGCCACAATTAATATCATTTCTATTTTATTACTTGGTGGTATAGTTAAAAAAGTATTAAAAGACTTTAGTGAGCAAAAAAGACAAGGTAGAGATCCTGTATTTAGTGCTTCAAAACTTGGTATTAAAAACGCAGAGTGTTGGGATTGA
- the glyS gene encoding glycine--tRNA ligase subunit beta, whose amino-acid sequence MKLLIEIGTEELPAIPLLKELPNISKKWEKILQEYHLKSEFKFFYTPRRLVFIHETFKEKQDDSFVEFIGAPKGIAYKDGKLTQAGLSFLEKSGLKEEELEFKEIKGREVLYCQKQVQGLQSKAVLAQMIESFLKSLSFGKTMRWGDGSFEFIRAIRSLCCILNDELIEFESYGVKSAKSTFVHRSVSYDLMSFENIDEYFKILEQNYIILDQEQRKKLIIEQLKTLEKENDIIIAEDDELLAEVVAITEYPKALLGHFEKEYLEIPSEVIITSMRENQRYFAVFKNNTLSNHFIVVSNAVCEDYSKIINGNERVLRARLSDAMFFWKNDLAQGLNNEKISQMIYLEGLGTLKDKITREQKIAVKLCEVFANSHKDEILKAIEYSKADLSTQMVYEFTNLQGIMGSYYAKAMGMGDEIALAIKEQYLPNGDNSAMPSSEFSSIVALASKLDTLMGLFSVGKIPSGTKDPYALRRAANGVLKIILALNKKFDLKVFLEAIASEYKNFDLKILLDFILERLYTFYDVNASFVKAVLNSRTYDIIYIDSCIKALIQSASKVDFSQNFATFKRLANIAILSEAQVNENLFSTQEERDLYQVFMQCKIKENNTQELLESLFALKPQIDAFFDKVMINDKDENIKNNRQALVCAIYCEFLKIADIKELSL is encoded by the coding sequence ATGAAATTGTTAATAGAAATAGGCACAGAAGAACTTCCTGCTATTCCTTTATTAAAAGAACTTCCAAATATTAGTAAAAAATGGGAAAAGATTTTACAAGAGTATCATTTAAAATCAGAATTTAAATTTTTCTATACTCCTAGAAGATTAGTTTTTATTCATGAAACTTTTAAAGAAAAACAAGATGATTCTTTTGTGGAATTTATAGGTGCACCTAAGGGGATAGCTTATAAAGATGGAAAACTTACTCAAGCAGGACTTAGTTTTTTAGAAAAAAGTGGTTTAAAAGAGGAAGAGCTTGAATTTAAAGAAATCAAGGGTAGAGAAGTATTATATTGTCAAAAGCAAGTGCAAGGCTTACAGAGCAAAGCAGTTTTAGCACAAATGATAGAATCTTTCTTAAAAAGCTTGAGTTTTGGTAAAACTATGAGATGGGGTGATGGTAGTTTTGAATTTATCAGAGCTATTCGTTCGCTTTGTTGTATTTTAAATGATGAATTAATTGAATTTGAAAGCTATGGTGTTAAAAGTGCAAAAAGTACTTTTGTGCATAGAAGTGTTAGTTATGATTTAATGTCTTTTGAAAATATTGATGAGTATTTTAAAATTTTAGAGCAAAATTATATTATTTTAGATCAAGAACAAAGAAAAAAACTCATTATAGAGCAATTGAAAACACTTGAAAAAGAAAATGATATTATCATTGCAGAAGATGATGAGCTTTTAGCTGAAGTTGTAGCTATCACGGAGTATCCAAAAGCACTGTTAGGACATTTTGAAAAAGAATATTTAGAAATTCCAAGTGAAGTTATTATTACTTCTATGAGAGAAAATCAACGCTATTTTGCGGTATTTAAAAATAATACTTTGAGCAATCATTTTATAGTAGTTTCTAATGCAGTTTGCGAGGATTATTCTAAAATCATTAATGGAAACGAAAGGGTTTTAAGAGCAAGATTGAGCGATGCGATGTTTTTTTGGAAAAATGACTTAGCTCAGGGCTTAAATAATGAAAAAATAAGTCAAATGATTTATCTTGAAGGGCTTGGAACTTTAAAAGATAAAATTACTAGAGAGCAAAAAATTGCTGTTAAGCTTTGTGAAGTTTTTGCTAATTCTCATAAAGATGAAATTTTAAAAGCCATAGAATACTCAAAAGCTGATCTTAGCACCCAAATGGTATATGAATTTACCAATCTTCAAGGTATTATGGGGTCTTATTATGCTAAGGCTATGGGTATGGGTGACGAAATTGCTTTAGCGATTAAAGAACAATATCTTCCAAATGGTGATAATTCAGCTATGCCAAGTAGTGAATTTAGCTCTATTGTGGCTTTAGCTAGTAAGCTTGATACACTTATGGGACTTTTTTCTGTGGGAAAAATTCCAAGCGGCACAAAGGATCCTTATGCTTTAAGAAGAGCAGCAAATGGTGTTTTAAAAATTATTTTAGCTTTGAATAAAAAATTTGATCTTAAGGTATTTTTAGAAGCAATAGCTAGTGAATATAAAAACTTTGATTTAAAAATTTTATTAGATTTTATTTTAGAACGCTTATATACTTTTTATGATGTAAATGCTTCTTTTGTTAAAGCAGTGCTTAATTCTAGAACTTATGATATTATTTATATTGATTCTTGTATTAAAGCTTTAATTCAAAGTGCAAGTAAAGTAGATTTTAGTCAAAATTTTGCTACTTTTAAGCGTTTGGCAAATATTGCAATATTGAGTGAAGCTCAGGTTAATGAAAATTTATTTAGCACTCAAGAAGAAAGAGATTTGTATCAAGTATTTATGCAGTGCAAAATAAAAGAAAATAATACCCAAGAGCTTTTAGAAAGTCTTTTTGCACTAAAACCGCAAATTGATGCTTTTTTTGATAAAGTGATGATTAATGATAAAGATGAAAATATCAAAAATAATCGTCAAGCTTTGGTGTGTGCAATTTATTGTGAGTTTCTAAAAATAGCTGATATTAAAGAGCTTAGTTTATGA
- a CDS encoding M23 family metallopeptidase, with amino-acid sequence MRKILFFLCFFIFVLEAREIDLVKGQVVFLEFDKDKFLQISSNSKNLPSFEYKNKIIVSVAMPYKNPKNRKLIVEFKDNSKEEILIKFSEGSYQKEFLKVSASKVNPPKEVLERISKEYNHAIKIYNTYTNIALFNGDFIYPLGSKITSDFGKARLFNDSLKSYHSGTDFRAATGTKIYASNDGIVRIASNRYYAGNSVVIDHGYGIYSQYYHLSKLNVKVGQKIKKGELVGLSGASGRVTGPHLHFGILVNGVQVDPLDFIAKFNIL; translated from the coding sequence ATGAGAAAAATTCTTTTTTTTCTATGTTTTTTTATTTTTGTTTTAGAAGCTAGAGAAATTGATCTTGTAAAAGGACAAGTGGTTTTTTTAGAATTTGATAAAGATAAATTTTTACAAATTAGTTCAAATTCTAAAAATCTTCCTTCTTTTGAGTATAAAAATAAAATTATTGTTAGTGTAGCTATGCCTTATAAGAATCCTAAAAATAGAAAATTAATAGTTGAGTTTAAAGATAATTCTAAAGAAGAAATTTTAATAAAATTCAGCGAAGGAAGTTATCAAAAAGAATTTTTAAAAGTGAGTGCTTCTAAGGTAAATCCACCTAAAGAAGTTCTTGAGCGTATTAGTAAAGAATACAATCATGCAATTAAAATTTATAATACATACACCAATATTGCGTTGTTTAATGGGGATTTTATATATCCACTAGGGAGTAAAATTACAAGTGATTTTGGAAAAGCAAGATTGTTTAATGATAGCTTAAAAAGCTATCATAGTGGGACTGATTTTAGAGCAGCAACTGGAACAAAAATTTATGCTAGTAATGATGGTATTGTAAGAATTGCTTCAAATCGCTATTATGCAGGAAATTCAGTGGTGATTGATCATGGATATGGAATTTATTCACAATATTATCATTTATCAAAACTAAATGTAAAAGTTGGACAAAAGATAAAAAAAGGCGAGCTTGTAGGTTTGAGTGGTGCTAGTGGTAGGGTTACTGGACCGCATTTGCATTTTGGAATTTTAGTTAATGGTGTGCAAGTTGATCCGCTTGATTTTATAGCTAAATTTAATATTTTATAA